CTCCACCCACAATCGACGACCCTCCACCCACGATCCACGACCCACGATCTCGACCAGACGTGTAGACAGTCACCGTCTGATCGGATATGATATGCCGCACTGCACCGTAGGGCCAGCACGACGATGTGCCCTATGCGGAGGAGCCTATGGCCCAGTTCGCCGGGATCGACCTGTTTCGCCTTGATGGCCGCGTCGCCCTCATCACCGGCGGCGGCGGTGCCATCGGCACGGCGATGGCCGGCGGTCTGGCGTCGGCCGGTGCGTCGATCCTGATTGTCGACCGACGGCAGGACGCTGCCGAAGCTACCGTCAAGGCGTTGCGGGACGCCGGTGCCGACGCGGCGGCCGTCGAGGCTGACGTGACGAACGAGGACGACGTGAAGCGCGCCGTCCAGGCCGCGGTCTCGCGGTGGGGTCGGCTCGACATCCTGATCAACGGCGCAGGCATCGGTGCGCGGCACCCGGCCGAGGGGTATCCGCTCGAGCGCTGGAAGACCGTGCTCGACATCAACCTGACCGGCACGTTCCTCTTCTGTCGCGAGGCTGGCGCAGTGATGCTCCGGGCCGGCAAGGGCAGCATCATCAACATCGCCTCGATTGCGGGCCTCGTCGGCTACAACGGCAACCCCGCCTACCTTGCCAGCAAGGGGGGCGTGGTGCAGCTGACACGGGCCCTGGCCGTCGAGTGGGCGACGCGCGGCGTGCGCGTGAACGCCATCGCCCCGGGCGTCATCGCCACCGAGATGGTGGCGAAGCAAGTCGAGCTGGAACCCGACTTCTACGTGGAGTTCCGCAAGAAGCACCCTGTCGACCGCTTCGGGACCGTTGACGAGCTGGTCGGGCCGGCCATGCTGCTGGCATCGGACGCCAGCTCGTTCCTGACCGGGCAGACCATCGCCGTGGACGGCGGGTACGTCGCTCAATGACCTCGTTCGAGGAGCGGACACGCGCCACCACGCCGCCAGCCCCCCGTGGCAGCGGTGAGCCGCGCGTGCTCTCGCTGCCGAGCCTGGGCAACCATCCGAAAATCAAGGACGTCATCTACGAGGAGCTGCGCGAGCGCATCGTCTTCGGTGGCTTCGCACCGGGCGACCGCCTGGTTGAGGCCGATCTGGCCGCCCGCTTCGGCGTCAGCAAGACGCCCGTCCGCGAAGCATTGCTGACGCTCGAAGCTGAGGGGATGGTCGTGCTGCGGCCCCACCGAGGCGCAGAGGTCTCGCAGCTCACCGTCGAGGAGTGGGACGACCTGATCTTCATGCGCGACGTGCTGGAGATCGGGGCGCTGCCCGACATCATGGCGAGCATGACGGAGGCGCACTTCGAGCAGGCTGAGGCGGCGCTCGCCGAGATGACCGACGCCTGCACGCAGGCCGACTATCGACGGTATCGCCGGGCGCAGCGGCAGCTGCATTTCATCATCCTGGGGTCGCCCGGCCGGCCATCCCTGCCCGAGGCCGCCGTGCGCCTCAACGACCGACTCGACCGCTATGGTCAGTCGCTGGTCACGCGGGATCCGCTGCGCTGGGCCGGCGATCTGGAGATGAACCGGCGTCGCCTGGAGCTGATTCGCGACGGTGACGCCGAGACGTACGCCGCCATGATCCGCAGCCGGCACGCCGAAGCCACCCCGATCATCGGGCGGCTGGCCGGCCAGTCCGCCGAGGACAACGCCACTCGGAGCAGCCGCCCGGCGCGACGCCGCGCCAACGGCTAGGCGTCCGGACCCGCACGCCATCATCCCACCGCTACGATCGTATCTAATATCCTAACCTACCACGACAGGCTGACCGGTCCTGCTCGCCAGGACTCCGCACTGCGACTGACGCCGCACCAATGGCCGGTGCGCATCAGACGACCTCACTGATGGAGGGGCAATGGACATGCGACCTACCCAGATCAGCGGGGCAGCCCGCCCCACCACCGGTCCGGTGACGCGCCGGCGGTTCCTCTCACTGGCCGCATTGGGGAGCGCGGCCGCCCTGCTCGCCGCCTGCCGGCCGAGCAGCCCGACCGCCGCCCCGACGGCCGCTCCGGCAGCGGCGAAGCCGGCCGAGACCAAACCCGCCGAGACCAAGCCGGCGGCGGCTGCGCCGTCCGGGTCGCCGGCCGCGGCAGCACCATCTGGCTCACCGGCGGCTGCCGCGCCGGCCGGGTC
The DNA window shown above is from Chloroflexota bacterium and carries:
- a CDS encoding GntR family transcriptional regulator, giving the protein MTSFEERTRATTPPAPRGSGEPRVLSLPSLGNHPKIKDVIYEELRERIVFGGFAPGDRLVEADLAARFGVSKTPVREALLTLEAEGMVVLRPHRGAEVSQLTVEEWDDLIFMRDVLEIGALPDIMASMTEAHFEQAEAALAEMTDACTQADYRRYRRAQRQLHFIILGSPGRPSLPEAAVRLNDRLDRYGQSLVTRDPLRWAGDLEMNRRRLELIRDGDAETYAAMIRSRHAEATPIIGRLAGQSAEDNATRSSRPARRRANG
- a CDS encoding SDR family oxidoreductase, with product MAQFAGIDLFRLDGRVALITGGGGAIGTAMAGGLASAGASILIVDRRQDAAEATVKALRDAGADAAAVEADVTNEDDVKRAVQAAVSRWGRLDILINGAGIGARHPAEGYPLERWKTVLDINLTGTFLFCREAGAVMLRAGKGSIINIASIAGLVGYNGNPAYLASKGGVVQLTRALAVEWATRGVRVNAIAPGVIATEMVAKQVELEPDFYVEFRKKHPVDRFGTVDELVGPAMLLASDASSFLTGQTIAVDGGYVAQ